One Pseudorhodoplanes sinuspersici DNA segment encodes these proteins:
- a CDS encoding CDP-alcohol phosphatidyltransferase family protein — MNLPNLITMARILSVPLIVWTITSGHMLPAFLLFLTAGLSDAVDGFLAKRFNMATELGAMLDPLADKALIVSIYVALSFSEALPLWVVILVVSRDILIIGGFLVAMMIDRPMPVRPHPVSKLNTVAQILLAGMVLASLGLNFDAGWIVPALIGLVTILTLLSIGFYVAEWIRHFGTNGSVD; from the coding sequence TTGAACCTGCCCAATCTCATTACCATGGCGCGCATTCTGAGCGTGCCGCTGATCGTATGGACCATCACCTCCGGCCATATGCTGCCGGCTTTTCTCCTGTTCCTCACCGCCGGGCTCAGCGATGCCGTGGACGGGTTCCTGGCCAAGCGGTTCAACATGGCGACGGAACTGGGCGCCATGCTCGACCCCCTGGCCGACAAGGCCCTGATCGTTTCGATCTACGTGGCCCTGAGTTTCAGCGAGGCGCTGCCACTGTGGGTGGTGATCCTCGTGGTCTCGCGCGACATCCTGATCATCGGCGGTTTTCTGGTGGCCATGATGATCGACCGGCCGATGCCGGTGCGCCCGCATCCTGTGTCCAAGCTCAACACGGTCGCCCAGATCCTGCTTGCGGGGATGGTCTTGGCATCCCTTGGCCTGAATTTCGATGCCGGGTGGATTGTGCCGGCGTTGATCGGGCTGGTCACGATCTTGACCTTGCTTTCGATCGGCTTCTATGTCGCTGAATGGATCCGCCATTTCGGGACCAACGGGTCGGTGGATTGA